One Alcaligenes ammonioxydans DNA segment encodes these proteins:
- the flgF gene encoding flagellar basal-body rod protein FlgF, translating into MDRLIYTAMNGAQRTLEQQDVITNNLANVNTSGFREQLAYYRSVPVTSEDGAQTRVGTATVTPGSRFQPGTMAETGNALDVAIAGQGWFAVRALDGQEAYTRAGDLVVNAQNQLVTQSGLPVLSADGQAIEIPDRGTVTFSSDGQLTALGAGDNPRDIQVMGQLKMVNPPAADLLRGQDGLFRMSSGAPAPADPSVRMVSGFIEKSNVNPAEAMVAMIANARRFETQMKVIQDAGVREDRANSLLSFNG; encoded by the coding sequence ATGGATCGCCTGATTTATACCGCCATGAATGGCGCTCAGCGCACGCTGGAGCAGCAAGACGTCATCACCAACAATCTGGCCAATGTGAACACGTCCGGTTTTCGCGAACAGCTCGCGTATTACCGCTCGGTGCCCGTTACTAGTGAGGACGGTGCGCAGACCCGTGTGGGCACCGCCACGGTGACGCCGGGCAGTCGTTTTCAACCGGGCACAATGGCCGAAACCGGTAATGCACTGGATGTGGCGATTGCAGGTCAGGGCTGGTTTGCCGTTCGTGCGCTCGATGGCCAGGAGGCCTATACCCGGGCAGGCGATCTGGTCGTCAATGCCCAGAACCAGTTGGTGACGCAGTCCGGTTTGCCCGTGCTGAGCGCCGACGGTCAGGCGATCGAGATTCCCGATCGGGGAACCGTCACTTTTTCCAGCGACGGTCAGTTGACTGCCCTGGGAGCTGGCGACAATCCGCGCGACATTCAGGTGATGGGGCAGTTGAAAATGGTCAACCCACCCGCCGCCGACCTGTTGCGGGGTCAGGATGGTTTGTTTCGTATGAGCAGCGGTGCACCGGCTCCCGCGGACCCGTCGGTGCGGATGGTGTCGGGCTTTATTGAAAAAAGCAACGTGAACCCGGCTGAAGCGATGGTGGCCATGATTGCCAATGCCCGTCGTTTTGAAACCCAGATGAAGGTCATCCAGGACGCCGGCGTACGCGAGGACCGGGCCAACTCTCTACTTTCATTTAATGGCTAA
- the flgG gene encoding flagellar basal-body rod protein FlgG yields the protein MIRSLWIAKTGLEAQQTNMDVISNNLANVNTTGFKRTRAVFEDLMYQTLRQPGAQVGAANQLPTGLQIGTGVRTVATERIHSQGDMKHTGHNMDIAIQGSGFLQVEMPDGTFAYTRDGSLQRDQNGQLVTAGGYPIQPPINIPDNALELTIGRDGTVSVTQPGAAGASVEVGQLQLSTFVNPAGLQSMGENLYIETDASGAANFLQPGMDGAGLVMHKYNETSNVNVAEELVNMISAQRAYEINSKAVSTADQMLARLTQL from the coding sequence ATGATTCGCTCTCTGTGGATTGCCAAGACCGGTCTGGAAGCCCAGCAGACCAATATGGATGTCATTTCCAATAACTTGGCCAACGTCAATACCACCGGTTTCAAACGTACCCGTGCGGTGTTTGAAGACCTGATGTACCAAACCCTTCGTCAGCCTGGTGCTCAGGTCGGCGCTGCCAACCAGTTGCCTACGGGTCTGCAGATCGGTACGGGCGTGCGCACGGTGGCCACGGAGCGTATCCATAGTCAGGGCGATATGAAGCACACCGGCCACAATATGGACATCGCCATTCAGGGCAGTGGGTTTTTGCAAGTGGAAATGCCGGATGGCACCTTCGCCTATACGCGTGACGGCAGTTTGCAACGCGATCAGAATGGTCAACTGGTGACAGCCGGCGGCTACCCCATTCAGCCTCCCATCAATATCCCGGATAACGCCCTGGAACTGACCATTGGGCGCGACGGGACCGTGTCGGTTACTCAGCCCGGTGCCGCGGGCGCCAGTGTGGAGGTGGGGCAACTGCAACTGAGCACCTTCGTCAACCCGGCCGGTTTGCAAAGCATGGGCGAGAACTTGTACATCGAAACCGATGCGTCGGGGGCCGCAAACTTTCTGCAGCCAGGTATGGATGGCGCAGGGCTGGTCATGCACAAGTACAACGAAACGTCCAACGTCAACGTGGCCGAGGAGCTGGTCAATATGATCAGTGCCCAGCGTGCCTACGAAATCAATAGCAAGGCCGTGTCCACCGCTGACCAGATGCTGGCTCGTCTGACGCAGCTGTAA
- a CDS encoding flagellar basal body L-ring protein FlgH produces the protein MFQALLSRLALCALLVLSGCALVPPEDVVTGPLTAAPPPAIPAAVVANGSIYQPSAYGNYPLFEDRRPRNVGDIVTIMIQERTNAAKNVSTNTDRTGSGGLDFTGVPAFLPNEIGSKQNFEVSGSNKAQGKGSSRADNTFSGTLTTTVVGVLPNGNLQVAGEKQIAINRGSEHIRFSGVVDPRSITGSNTVSSTQVADARIEFRSKGVMDEVQTMGWLQRFFLNISPF, from the coding sequence ATGTTCCAAGCTCTGTTGAGCCGTCTTGCCCTGTGTGCGCTGCTTGTCTTGTCCGGTTGCGCGCTGGTGCCCCCTGAAGATGTAGTCACCGGCCCCTTGACCGCGGCTCCGCCTCCCGCCATTCCAGCGGCTGTGGTGGCAAATGGCTCCATCTATCAGCCCTCGGCGTATGGCAACTATCCGCTGTTTGAGGACAGACGGCCCCGCAATGTGGGCGATATTGTCACCATCATGATTCAGGAGCGCACCAACGCTGCCAAGAATGTGTCGACCAACACGGACCGGACCGGTAGCGGCGGCTTGGACTTTACGGGTGTCCCGGCTTTCCTGCCCAATGAAATAGGCAGCAAGCAGAACTTTGAGGTGTCCGGCTCGAACAAGGCACAAGGCAAGGGCTCCAGCCGCGCCGACAATACGTTCAGCGGCACCTTGACCACGACGGTGGTGGGCGTGCTGCCCAACGGCAACCTGCAGGTCGCCGGGGAGAAGCAGATCGCCATCAACCGGGGCAGTGAACACATCCGCTTTTCCGGCGTTGTGGACCCGCGCTCCATTACCGGCAGCAATACGGTGTCGTCCACGCAGGTGGCCGATGCCCGTATCGAGTTTCGTAGCAAAGGGGTGATGGACGAAGTCCAGACCATGGGTTGGCTACAGCGTTTTTTCCTGAATATTTCCCCGTTCTGA
- a CDS encoding flagellar basal body P-ring protein FlgI yields MSRTPFSSYRDMLRAAMLAAGLLLAPLSQAERIKDLASIQGVRDNPLIGYGLVVGLDGSGDQVRQAPFTQQSLTNMLSQLGVTIPQGSNMQLKNVAAVMVTARLPAFARPGQSVDVVVSSMGNAKSLRGGTLLMTPLKGANGQVYAIAQGNLLVGGAGAEAGGSSVQVNQLNGGTIPGGATVEQSVPTTYARDGVINLEMNTSDFGTAQNVVAALNKQFGPSTATALDGRLIQVRGPLDPQAQTAFISHVENLQVNLPPARARVVINARTGSVVMNRTVTIDEAAIAYGNLSVVISRQPQVSQPDTPFGGGQTVVADSTQIEMRSDSGSLQRVKTSANLADVVRALNALGATPQDLLSILQNLKSAGALRADLEII; encoded by the coding sequence ATGAGTCGTACTCCTTTCTCTTCTTACCGCGACATGCTGCGGGCAGCCATGCTGGCAGCAGGCCTGTTGCTGGCTCCGCTCAGTCAGGCCGAGCGAATCAAGGATCTGGCGTCCATCCAGGGGGTGCGCGACAATCCGCTGATCGGTTACGGTCTGGTGGTGGGTCTGGACGGCAGTGGCGACCAGGTTCGCCAAGCGCCGTTTACGCAGCAAAGTCTGACCAATATGCTGTCGCAACTGGGGGTGACTATTCCCCAGGGCAGCAATATGCAGCTCAAGAACGTGGCGGCTGTGATGGTGACAGCCCGCCTGCCCGCCTTTGCCCGTCCTGGCCAGTCTGTGGACGTGGTGGTGTCCTCCATGGGGAACGCCAAGAGTCTGCGCGGCGGCACCTTGCTGATGACGCCCTTGAAAGGTGCGAACGGTCAGGTGTACGCGATCGCACAGGGTAACTTGCTGGTAGGCGGCGCCGGTGCCGAAGCCGGCGGTTCCAGTGTCCAGGTCAACCAGTTAAATGGCGGCACGATTCCTGGCGGTGCCACGGTCGAGCAAAGCGTGCCCACAACGTATGCGCGGGACGGGGTGATCAATCTGGAGATGAACACCTCGGACTTTGGGACCGCCCAGAACGTGGTGGCTGCCCTGAACAAACAGTTCGGTCCGTCCACGGCCACGGCGCTGGATGGGCGCCTGATTCAGGTACGGGGTCCATTGGACCCCCAGGCCCAGACTGCTTTTATTTCCCATGTGGAAAACCTGCAAGTAAATCTGCCGCCAGCGCGCGCACGGGTGGTTATCAATGCGCGTACGGGTTCGGTGGTCATGAATCGTACCGTCACCATTGATGAGGCCGCGATTGCCTATGGCAACTTGTCGGTGGTCATCAGCCGTCAACCGCAGGTCAGCCAGCCCGATACCCCGTTCGGTGGCGGCCAGACGGTCGTGGCTGACAGCACGCAGATTGAAATGCGCAGTGACAGTGGTTCGCTGCAACGCGTAAAGACCAGTGCCAATCTGGCCGATGTGGTGCGGGCGCTCAATGCCTTGGGCGCTACCCCTCAAGATTTGTTGTCCATTTTGCAGAACCTGAAAAGCGCGGGCGCTTTGCGGGCAGATCTGGAGATCATCTAA
- the flgJ gene encoding flagellar assembly peptidoglycan hydrolase FlgJ — MTVQYFPRPGTGTQVSIFDPQQLAQLRRQAGQDDQNQATQLQVARQFESLFIQNILKQARAANPEGGMFDTQSVRMAQSLGDEQLALQLADPGIGLAKALQAQMSGQDSEPFGAASYDPETASSRRADLRSRMPNDRSIDAASIAELIDKLSNNSTVQRVYSSIQGAPNHIRQFVDRMNTAAKVAAEDSGVPAKLILSQAALESGWGKREIMHADGSTSHNLFGIKATPSWKGKTVEVMTTEYQNGVARKMTQTFRAYDSYAESFADYARLIGNNKRYESVKHAATPQEAAQRIQDAGYATDPSYAKKLIAIMAYFDGGKS; from the coding sequence ATGACGGTGCAGTACTTTCCTCGTCCAGGAACGGGAACGCAGGTTTCAATTTTTGACCCGCAACAGTTGGCTCAGCTGCGTCGGCAAGCCGGGCAGGACGATCAGAATCAAGCGACTCAACTGCAAGTGGCCCGTCAGTTCGAGTCCCTGTTTATCCAGAATATTTTGAAGCAGGCGCGAGCCGCCAATCCTGAAGGCGGCATGTTTGATACCCAGTCCGTGCGCATGGCGCAAAGCCTGGGCGATGAGCAGTTGGCCCTGCAGTTGGCTGACCCGGGCATCGGATTGGCCAAGGCCTTGCAGGCTCAGATGAGCGGGCAAGACAGCGAGCCCTTTGGCGCTGCGTCCTATGACCCGGAAACCGCGTCTTCGCGTCGTGCGGATTTGCGCTCGCGCATGCCCAATGACCGCTCCATTGATGCGGCCTCCATTGCCGAACTGATCGACAAGCTCAGCAATAACAGCACGGTGCAGCGCGTGTACTCTTCGATTCAGGGGGCGCCCAACCACATCCGTCAGTTTGTAGACCGCATGAATACCGCAGCCAAAGTGGCCGCAGAAGACAGTGGTGTCCCCGCCAAGCTGATCTTGAGTCAGGCGGCCTTGGAGTCGGGCTGGGGCAAACGTGAAATCATGCATGCCGACGGTTCCACCAGCCACAATTTGTTTGGGATCAAGGCCACCCCCTCCTGGAAAGGAAAAACGGTAGAGGTCATGACCACCGAATACCAAAACGGTGTGGCCCGGAAGATGACGCAAACCTTTCGTGCCTATGACTCTTATGCCGAGTCCTTTGCCGACTACGCGCGTCTGATCGGCAATAACAAGCGCTATGAAAGTGTCAAGCACGCCGCAACGCCGCAAGAGGCTGCGCAGCGTATTCAGGATGCAGGCTACGCCACGGATCCTTCTTACGCCAAAAAACTGATTGCCATCATGGCCTACTTTGATGGCGGCAAGTCTTAA
- the flgK gene encoding flagellar hook-associated protein FlgK has product MNLANLGITGLYAAQKRMQVTGHNINNIDTPGYNRQSVLVETAGSVGGSAGYYGRGVQVVTVQRSYDNFLYQQLVRSQTAGAALVSYGTEIAQLDNLFSDRTVGVSPALQNFFDGLEAVASQPADPSARQELLGRAESLATQIRDATSYMNRVNENINTQVGTTVTQINSYLERIDNVNKQIVAAKGTTPGHEPNDLLDQREQLVAELGQLIDVRTVEQDGRLSVTTAGGQMLLGGERVYPLHAVRSAENPERFVVGFTSALNVDGKMVVTEFREGAIKGGTLGGLLQFRQESLEPAISALGRLAVGLAHTVNDIHRQGIDLKGEAGKDIFSVSGPKVVANGTNPVSSGVPGVSFYKDPIDPADPSKGYTQPVDKLTGDNYRIERVDGRFQLRNLSSNDITPLNGPDQDGGITRVDGLEIDVSSLKTQSQDGDSWLVQPTATAGSNLQVEIKRPQDIAAANPDTGSANGTIAQKLADLRNTKVLADGSLSLNDSFGQIVNRIAVQTQQNGTAAKAQLKLIEQNYAAQQALSGVNKDEEYIMLQRFQEQYQAAARLIDVSSQMFDTLLGLRT; this is encoded by the coding sequence ATGAATCTCGCCAACCTTGGTATTACCGGCTTGTATGCCGCTCAAAAGCGCATGCAGGTGACGGGCCACAATATTAATAATATCGATACCCCTGGCTATAACCGCCAATCGGTTCTGGTTGAGACGGCTGGTTCGGTAGGAGGCAGTGCCGGTTATTACGGCCGCGGTGTGCAGGTCGTGACGGTGCAGCGCTCCTACGACAATTTTCTGTATCAACAGCTGGTGCGTTCCCAGACCGCCGGAGCGGCTCTGGTCAGCTACGGCACCGAAATTGCCCAGCTGGACAATTTGTTCTCGGATCGTACGGTCGGTGTCAGCCCCGCCTTGCAGAATTTCTTTGACGGGCTGGAAGCGGTTGCCTCGCAGCCTGCCGATCCTTCGGCACGCCAGGAACTGTTGGGCCGCGCCGAAAGTCTGGCCACCCAGATTCGTGACGCCACCTCCTACATGAACCGCGTGAACGAGAACATCAACACGCAGGTTGGAACCACGGTTACCCAGATCAACAGCTATCTGGAGCGGATCGACAACGTCAATAAGCAGATTGTGGCTGCCAAGGGAACCACGCCCGGGCACGAGCCCAATGATCTGCTGGACCAGCGCGAACAGTTGGTGGCCGAACTGGGACAACTGATTGACGTTCGCACCGTCGAGCAGGACGGGCGCTTGAGCGTGACCACCGCAGGTGGCCAGATGTTGTTGGGTGGCGAGCGGGTCTATCCCTTGCATGCGGTGCGTTCCGCAGAAAACCCTGAGCGGTTTGTGGTCGGGTTTACGTCTGCCCTGAACGTGGACGGCAAGATGGTGGTGACCGAGTTTCGTGAAGGCGCGATCAAAGGCGGCACGCTCGGTGGCCTGCTGCAGTTCCGTCAGGAAAGTCTGGAGCCCGCCATCAGCGCCCTGGGGCGTCTGGCCGTGGGCCTGGCCCACACCGTGAACGATATTCACCGTCAAGGCATTGACTTGAAGGGGGAGGCGGGCAAAGACATATTCAGCGTCAGTGGCCCCAAAGTCGTGGCCAATGGCACCAATCCCGTCAGCAGTGGCGTACCCGGTGTGTCCTTCTACAAGGACCCGATTGATCCGGCTGATCCCAGCAAGGGTTACACCCAACCCGTGGACAAGCTGACCGGCGATAACTACCGGATCGAGCGTGTGGACGGACGCTTTCAGTTGCGCAATCTGAGCAGCAACGACATTACGCCCCTCAATGGACCGGACCAGGACGGCGGCATTACGCGGGTGGATGGCCTGGAAATCGACGTGTCCAGCCTGAAGACCCAGTCGCAGGATGGGGATTCCTGGCTGGTTCAGCCTACCGCCACCGCTGGCAGCAATTTACAGGTGGAGATCAAGCGTCCCCAGGATATTGCCGCGGCCAACCCGGATACCGGCTCGGCCAATGGCACGATCGCTCAGAAACTGGCGGATCTGCGCAATACCAAAGTGTTGGCGGACGGCTCCCTGAGCCTGAATGACTCCTTTGGCCAGATCGTGAACCGGATTGCGGTGCAAACGCAGCAAAACGGCACCGCGGCCAAGGCGCAACTCAAGCTGATCGAGCAGAACTATGCCGCTCAGCAAGCCTTGTCGGGCGTTAACAAGGATGAGGAATACATCATGCTCCAGCGTTTTCAGGAACAGTATCAGGCGGCCGCCCGTTTGATTGATGTCAGCTCCCAGATGTTTGACACCCTGTTGGGCCTGCGTACGTAA
- the flgL gene encoding flagellar hook-associated protein FlgL — protein sequence MRISSSLFFQTGLNSINKQQSDLMRVFQQMGSQKRMITPSDDPLASAQTINLAQSQAMDKRYGENREVAMRSLGEEENLLNAVNLQLQGVQTRLVEASTGTMSDADRSTLATVIESALDTLFGFANTKDGSGQYLFSGAKGTTQAFERTGNTFTYTGDTNSRDIQVEQTRQMDSADHGRTIFERANPGSTAYFTQANANSGSAVLSAPNGNSSLPGAQANYTIRFTSETDYDIEVNGAVVSQGVLDENERQRISLPGGVSVQIEGKPAVGDSFAISSVDSTSPADMNMFNTLQSVVDALRKPVSGDPVAQAEFRNAMNSAIQRIGENFDNVQTVISSVGTRMNEIDALSANGAARALNYTNELSRLEDLNIFDASTQLELRKAALEMSAMAFQTIQSMSLFNLNR from the coding sequence ATGCGTATTAGTTCTTCTCTTTTTTTTCAGACAGGCCTGAACTCGATCAACAAGCAGCAGTCCGATCTGATGCGTGTTTTTCAGCAGATGGGCTCGCAAAAGCGGATGATCACCCCCTCGGATGATCCTTTGGCGTCGGCCCAGACCATTAATCTGGCGCAGTCGCAGGCCATGGACAAGCGCTATGGTGAAAACCGCGAAGTGGCCATGCGTTCGCTGGGTGAGGAAGAAAACCTGCTCAATGCCGTCAACCTGCAGTTGCAGGGCGTGCAAACCCGTTTGGTGGAAGCTTCCACGGGCACCATGTCGGATGCCGATCGCAGCACCTTGGCTACCGTGATCGAAAGTGCGCTGGATACCCTGTTTGGCTTTGCCAACACCAAGGATGGTTCGGGCCAGTATCTGTTCTCCGGGGCTAAAGGGACGACTCAGGCGTTTGAGCGGACGGGAAACACCTTTACCTACACGGGTGACACCAACAGCCGTGATATTCAGGTTGAGCAAACCCGCCAGATGGACTCGGCCGATCATGGTCGCACCATCTTCGAGCGGGCCAACCCCGGATCGACAGCCTACTTCACCCAGGCCAACGCCAACAGTGGCTCGGCTGTGCTGAGCGCCCCCAACGGCAACTCGTCCTTGCCTGGCGCGCAGGCCAATTACACCATCCGATTTACCTCGGAAACGGATTACGACATCGAGGTGAACGGGGCGGTGGTCAGTCAAGGTGTGCTGGATGAGAACGAGCGTCAGCGCATCAGCCTGCCTGGCGGGGTCAGCGTGCAGATCGAAGGCAAGCCCGCCGTAGGCGACAGCTTTGCCATCAGTTCGGTGGACAGCACCAGCCCGGCTGACATGAATATGTTCAACACCTTGCAGTCGGTGGTGGACGCCTTGCGCAAGCCTGTCAGTGGGGACCCGGTTGCCCAGGCCGAGTTTCGCAACGCGATGAACTCAGCCATACAGCGTATCGGGGAGAACTTCGACAATGTGCAGACCGTAATTTCGTCGGTCGGTACGCGCATGAATGAAATTGATGCGCTCAGCGCCAATGGGGCTGCCCGAGCCCTCAATTACACCAATGAGCTCTCGCGTCTGGAAGATCTGAATATTTTTGATGCGTCCACTCAGTTGGAGCTGCGCAAGGCTGCGCTGGAAATGTCGGCGATGGCATTTCAGACGATCCAGAGCATGAGCCTGTTCAATTTGAATCGCTAG
- a CDS encoding methyl-accepting chemotaxis protein: MALTVAMAAWALYYFHGLLALGSGDAVLRTLQEQQSTFNIVLTVVLVLAVLLGLAAISYFLRRVVRPLGDFAAYFDAIAKGDLTQRIHVLTSNEIGDLFESLGRMQESLVKTTTAVRLGLEEIHAGAQEIAQGNTNISSRTEEQAASLQQTAASMEQLAGTVRQNADNAQQANQLAATASDVAHRGGSAVNEVVATMQGISASSNKISDIVGVIDSIAFQTNILALNAAVEAARAGEQGKGFAVVAAEVRALAQRSAQAAREITALIEDSVRKVTEGSSQVERAGATMQEIVDSVRRVTDIMGEITAATIEQSSGIDQVNRAVSQMDETTQYNARLVEQAALASSGLSEQVTKVNQAIAFFRSPGTEVIDVSARRVANRRSASASSSDAETRRTPSLKGVANAAKPAVGVSRGLSAPAKTSPPAAKATAATQEDSQRLLRPDLSGKPHSASSDDDWEEF; encoded by the coding sequence ATGGCATTGACAGTGGCCATGGCAGCCTGGGCGCTGTATTACTTTCATGGTCTGTTGGCCCTGGGCTCCGGTGACGCGGTGTTGCGCACCTTGCAGGAGCAGCAGAGCACCTTCAACATTGTCTTGACCGTCGTGCTGGTGCTGGCCGTGTTGTTGGGGCTGGCGGCCATCAGCTACTTTCTCCGTCGGGTGGTGCGTCCCTTGGGTGACTTTGCGGCGTACTTTGATGCCATTGCCAAAGGCGACCTGACCCAACGTATCCATGTTCTGACCTCCAACGAAATCGGTGACTTGTTCGAGTCGCTGGGTCGCATGCAGGAGTCCCTGGTCAAGACCACCACGGCGGTGCGTCTGGGACTGGAGGAGATTCATGCCGGCGCACAGGAAATTGCCCAGGGCAACACCAATATCAGCAGTCGTACCGAAGAGCAGGCTGCTTCCTTGCAGCAGACGGCTGCCAGCATGGAACAATTGGCTGGGACCGTTCGCCAAAATGCCGATAACGCCCAGCAAGCCAATCAGTTGGCCGCGACCGCCTCGGATGTAGCACATCGTGGGGGGAGCGCCGTCAATGAAGTGGTAGCCACCATGCAGGGGATTTCGGCCAGTTCCAACAAGATCTCCGATATTGTGGGCGTGATTGACAGCATTGCTTTCCAGACCAATATTCTGGCCCTGAACGCGGCGGTTGAAGCGGCTCGTGCGGGTGAGCAGGGCAAGGGTTTTGCCGTGGTGGCCGCTGAAGTCCGCGCTCTGGCACAACGCAGTGCGCAGGCCGCGCGTGAAATCACGGCCCTGATCGAGGATTCGGTGCGTAAGGTCACGGAAGGTTCCTCGCAGGTGGAACGCGCGGGCGCCACTATGCAGGAAATTGTGGATTCCGTGCGTCGTGTCACCGACATCATGGGTGAGATCACGGCCGCAACGATTGAGCAGTCCTCCGGTATCGATCAGGTGAATCGCGCTGTCTCGCAGATGGATGAGACGACGCAGTACAACGCCCGTCTGGTGGAGCAGGCCGCTCTGGCTTCCTCGGGGCTGAGCGAGCAGGTCACCAAGGTCAACCAGGCGATCGCGTTCTTTCGCTCGCCGGGCACGGAAGTGATCGACGTCAGCGCCCGCCGCGTCGCTAACCGCCGCAGTGCCAGTGCATCCTCATCGGACGCCGAGACACGTCGCACGCCATCCTTGAAAGGTGTGGCGAACGCTGCCAAACCTGCTGTGGGCGTGAGCAGGGGGCTGTCGGCTCCCGCCAAGACCTCGCCGCCTGCTGCCAAGGCCACCGCCGCTACTCAGGAAGATAGTCAGCGTCTGTTGCGTCCCGACTTGAGCGGCAAGCCTCACAGTGCCTCTTCGGACGATGATTGGGAGGAGTTCTAA
- a CDS encoding methyl-accepting chemotaxis protein, producing the protein MLGIESSLPSASRASKRRSSKSFRPSLKSASGLKISTMLMICMGLFLVLIVAVGGLAAYYLQQSGEALRTINRQDQRAMQILQLNNNMMEARVSLMSAARFYQEAGIDDDQNLLQSAENSVTLATQKLDEVRKAFADIRANMPTEPELRRLAMGLVASYQAYLDDGIEPMVQALETRDYSTFYFVSEGFGVLRAATFQFRIEELSKFYNEQTDVLLEQAELQTRVANIVIALALLLGLAIIVALRLVLGRTALTPLREAGMHFDHIANGDLTKKITYRSANEVGVLYDAMRRMQQSLQGIVLTVRQGVDEIASGSSQIFAGNTDLSSRTEQQAAALQETAASLEELASTVRQNADNAHQADQLAHNAAKVAQQGGESVGAVVHTMNQISARSGQVADIVNVIDGIAFQTNILALNAAVEAARAGEQGKGFAVVAGEVRSLAQRSAQAAKEIKGLIEASQNEVQTGTQQVASAGDIIQEVVRAVNSVTTLMSEISSASQEQTAGIEQINTAVAQMDAVVQQNASLVEEAAAAAGSLQAQSETLAEAVSQFKVQEGDVIDMAERDYDRLR; encoded by the coding sequence ATGCTGGGTATTGAAAGCAGTCTTCCGTCCGCGTCCCGCGCATCTAAACGTCGTTCCTCCAAATCGTTTCGTCCCAGCCTGAAGTCGGCGTCGGGCTTGAAGATCAGCACCATGCTGATGATTTGCATGGGATTGTTTTTGGTCCTGATTGTGGCGGTAGGGGGGCTGGCCGCCTATTACCTGCAGCAAAGTGGCGAGGCCTTGCGTACGATCAATCGTCAGGATCAGCGTGCCATGCAGATCCTGCAGTTGAACAACAATATGATGGAAGCCCGTGTCAGCTTGATGAGCGCGGCGCGCTTCTATCAGGAAGCCGGTATTGATGATGATCAGAACCTGCTGCAAAGTGCCGAGAACTCTGTCACGTTGGCCACGCAAAAGCTGGATGAGGTGCGCAAGGCCTTTGCCGATATTCGTGCCAATATGCCGACCGAGCCTGAGCTGCGCCGTTTGGCCATGGGACTGGTTGCGTCCTATCAGGCTTATCTGGATGACGGGATTGAACCCATGGTTCAGGCACTGGAAACCCGTGATTACAGTACCTTTTACTTTGTCAGCGAAGGTTTTGGCGTTTTGCGCGCTGCCACTTTCCAGTTCCGCATTGAGGAGCTGAGCAAGTTCTACAACGAGCAGACTGACGTGTTGCTGGAGCAGGCAGAACTGCAAACCCGTGTGGCCAATATCGTCATCGCCCTGGCCTTGTTGCTGGGTCTGGCCATTATTGTGGCCTTGCGACTGGTGCTGGGCCGCACCGCGTTGACCCCCTTGCGTGAAGCCGGTATGCATTTTGACCATATTGCCAACGGCGATCTGACCAAGAAAATTACCTACCGCTCGGCCAATGAGGTCGGGGTGTTGTATGACGCCATGCGTCGCATGCAACAAAGCCTGCAGGGGATCGTGCTGACCGTGCGCCAAGGTGTGGACGAGATCGCCTCGGGTTCTTCGCAGATTTTTGCCGGTAATACCGACTTGAGTTCCCGCACCGAGCAGCAAGCTGCCGCTTTGCAGGAAACGGCGGCCAGTCTTGAAGAATTGGCCAGTACGGTGCGTCAGAATGCCGACAATGCCCATCAGGCCGATCAGTTGGCGCATAACGCCGCCAAAGTGGCACAGCAGGGTGGTGAGTCGGTCGGCGCGGTCGTTCACACGATGAACCAGATTTCCGCTCGTTCCGGACAGGTAGCCGACATTGTTAACGTGATTGACGGTATTGCCTTCCAGACCAATATTCTGGCCTTGAACGCCGCGGTGGAAGCGGCTCGCGCGGGAGAGCAGGGCAAGGGCTTTGCCGTGGTGGCCGGAGAGGTGCGTAGCCTGGCACAGCGCAGCGCCCAGGCCGCCAAGGAAATCAAAGGTCTGATCGAAGCCTCGCAAAACGAAGTCCAGACCGGAACGCAGCAGGTGGCCAGTGCGGGCGACATCATTCAAGAGGTGGTGCGTGCGGTCAATAGCGTCACTACCTTGATGAGCGAGATTTCCTCGGCCTCGCAGGAGCAGACGGCCGGTATTGAGCAGATCAACACGGCAGTGGCTCAAATGGATGCTGTGGTGCAGCAAAACGCCTCGCTGGTCGAGGAGGCGGCGGCTGCGGCAGGCTCCTTGCAGGCACAATCCGAGACCCTGGCAGAGGCCGTGTCCCAGTTCAAGGTTCAGGAAGGGGATGTGATTGATATGGCCGAACGCGATTACGACCGGTTGCGCTAA